In one window of Mytilus trossulus isolate FHL-02 chromosome 7, PNRI_Mtr1.1.1.hap1, whole genome shotgun sequence DNA:
- the LOC134725815 gene encoding uncharacterized protein LOC134725815, with amino-acid sequence MGACYSKSGHEASLSPKQKSPHKKQNNGLAIKIEYSPVKPHEDDRLSANVDNNFNHDNKSTDGQLTITEEENEKDIDFNEIVKNIPLIDKDIDDLKHGLGVATSDSGIESLSPNEVESHVEATSSQPLNTSHSHKKKVDHILEDKESSNCTCGAQNRSFNYDAQRVKCETAPTTPDKDEKKVIRRQDSRTSTVSCENVLLDMSKRSSREIRHFDSEASLDLPSAFQSLQDVKTMQMDGKEVVVIDAELYSQVLEELATLKYKLSQLTDLIQLQSISGDDQSEFNESLNSPRVRTSLNFSKS; translated from the exons ATGGGTGCATGCTATTCTAAAAGTGGCCATGAAGCTTCACTCTCACCAAAACAGAAGTCACCACATAAAAAACAGAACAATGGGTTGgcaataaaaatagaatattcaCCGGTCAAACCACACGAAGATGACAGACTATCGGCAAATGTTGACAATAACTTTAACCATGACAACAAGTCAACTGATGGTCAGTTGACCATAACcgaagaagaaaatgaaaaagacattgattttaatgaaatagtaAAGAATATTCCACTTATAGACAAAGACATTGATGATCTTAAACATGGACTAGGTGTTGCTACTTCTGACAGTGGGATAGAGAGCCTCTCTCCCAATGAAGTAGAGTCACATGTAGAAGCAACATCAAGTCAACCATTAAATACAAGTCATTCACACAAAAAGAAAGTTGATCATATTTTGGAGGACAAAGAAAGCTCAAATTGTACTTGTGGTGCACAAAATAGGTCATTTAATTATG ACGCACAGAGGGTAAAATGTGAGACAGCACCAACAACTCCGGATAAGGATGAGAAAAAAGTGATTAGACGACAGGATAGTCGCACCAGTACTGTTAGTTGTGAAAATGTTTTACTGGATATGTCAAAACGATCTTCTCGTGAAATCAG ACATTTTGATTCTGAGGCTAGTTTAGACCTACCTTCAGCTTTCCAAAGTTTGCAGGATGTTAAGACAATGCAGATGGATGGCAAGGAAGTGGTTGTAATAGATGCTGAACTTTACTCACAAGTATTAGAGGAACTggcaacattaaaatataaattaagtcAGCTGACTGACCTTATACAGTTACAGTCCATCAGTGGAGACGATCAGTCAGAG TTTAATGAGTCGCTGAATTCACCAAGAGTAAGAACATCATTGAACTTCAGTAAATCCTGA